The proteins below come from a single Magallana gigas chromosome 10, xbMagGiga1.1, whole genome shotgun sequence genomic window:
- the LOC136271992 gene encoding uncharacterized protein: MGRTGHRSEMGVRAYKRGNADIACTVSKALDPPEPKCPKKEPEEACGHLVDISSKMNSIRPKREAFWSMLENTDPDIILASETWLNSTIYEREVLPDNYVFDARKDRPHSSHGGVAIITRANIDASEIVLDTPTEMVAASIPSKDNSKPIIVCSIYRPTNNDVDYTNKMCATLRELHRNHLDHTLWIGGDANLPDINWACDSVEGHNYPTTINQQFIDIFSDLGCQQVIDFPTRGSNILDIFATNRPSLLNKARPLPGLSDHDIVLIDINTTPHRRRPVRRLVYLWAKADTEAISSDLAENLAKFQQHANNNAPVDVMWNDFKKICTHSINAHVPSKFTSCRFSQLWCDRNIRRLSRRKRRAHRRHSHVINHLERNNILSDQQHGFRKRRSCESQLITTMHDLASSLDQRQQVDAVLLDFSKAFDKVPHHRLALKLEHYGVRGQTLEWISSFLSDRSQQVVVIPPLRRRGGILFYPCVSVRPSDLGLIRALKASSESAVTMAGESEFQITTPAGKKES; encoded by the exons ATGGGTCGAACGGGACATCGGTCAGAAATGGGAGTGCGGGCCTACAAACGCGGAAATGCAGATATTGCGTGCACGGTCTCGAAAGCATTAGATCCCCCAGAACCTAAATGTCCAAAGAAAGAACCGGAGGAAGCTTGTGGACATCTCGTGGATATATCTAGCAAAATGAAC AGTATTAGACCCAAACGTGAGGCGTTCTGGAGCATGCTGGAGAACACTGACCCTGACATCATCTTGGCCAGTGAGACATGGCTCAACTCAACCATCTACGAGAGAGAGGTCCTGCCAGATAACTATGTTTTTGATGCTAGGAAAGACCGTCCACACAGCTCTCATGGTGGAGTAGCCATCATTACCAGGGCTAATATAGATGCCTCAGAGATTGTGTTAGATACACCCACAGAAATGGTTGCTGCGTCAATCCCTTCTAAGGATAACAGCAAACCCATCATTGTGTGCAGCATCTACAGACCCACAAACAATGATGTGGACTACACAAACAAAATGTGCGCCACACTAAGGGAGTTGCACCGAAATCATCTGGATCACACATTATGGATTGGCGGTGATGCAAATCTTCCCGATATCAACTGGGCATGTGATTCAGTTGAGGGACATAACTACCCAACTACCATCAATCAACAGTTTATAGACATATTTAGTGATCTTGGATGTCAGCAAGTCATCGACTTCCCAACACGTGGTAGTAACATCCTTGACATCTTTGCCACAAATAGACCATCCCTTCTTAATAAGGCAAGACCACTTCCAGGACTTAGCGATCATGACATTGTATTAATTGACATCAACACTACGCCACATCGACGCCGTCCAGTGAGGAGACTTGTATATCTTTGGGCCAAAGCAGACACTGAGGCTATTAGTTCTGATCTGGCGGAGAATCTGGCCAAATTTCAACAACATGCCAACAACAATGCACCAGTAGATGTGATGTGGAATGACTTCAAGAAGATCTGCACTCATTCCATTAATGCACACGTACCATCAAAGTTCACTTCATGTCGATTCAGCCAACTATGGTGTGATAGAAACATTCGGAGACTCAGTAGAAGGAAACGTCGTGCACATAGGAGGCATAGCCATGTCATCAATCACCTGGAGAGAAATAACATCCTCTCAGACCAGCAACATGGTTTTAGGAAGAGACGATCATGTGAAAGTCAACTGATAACAACTATGCATGATCTAGCAAGTAGCCTCGACCAACGCCAACAGGTAGATGCAGTCTTACTTGACTTCAGCAAAGCCTTTGATAAAGTCCCCCACCATCGACTAGCCCTCAAACTGGAGCACTATGGTGTGAGAGGACAGACCCTGGAGTGGATCAGTAGCTTCTTATCTGACAGAAGCCAACAAGTGGTtgttatacccccgctccgaaggagagggggtatactgttttacccttgtgtgtctgtccgtccgtct GATCTGGGGCTGATTCGGGCTTTGAAGGCCTCGAGTGAATCAGCTGTCACTATGGCTGGTGAAAGTGAGTTCCAGATTACTACTCCGGCTGGAAAGAAGGAGTCCTGA